Proteins encoded together in one Cicer arietinum cultivar CDC Frontier isolate Library 1 chromosome 4, Cicar.CDCFrontier_v2.0, whole genome shotgun sequence window:
- the LOC101504048 gene encoding uncharacterized protein isoform X2, which produces MVERMQNIKKLRGHRVAVYCAIFDGSGRYIISGSDDRLVKIWSMETAFCLASCRGHEGDITDLAVSSNNALVASASNDFVIRVWRLPDGMPISVLRGHTGAVNTIAFSPRPTALYHLLSSSDDGTCRIWDARNSQNSRIYVPRPSDAITGKGNAPPANLSSSSNAQRGLQILCCAYNANGTVFVTGSSDTFARVWSALKPNTDDSELPIHEMDLLSGHENDVNYVQFSGCAVASKIWTSDSWKEENTLKFRNFWYCHDNIVTCSRDGSAIIWVPRSRRSHGKVGRWIRAYHLKVPPPPLPPQPPRGGPRQRFLPTPRGVNMIVWSLDNRFVLAAIMDCRICVWNAVDGSLVHSLTGHTESSYVLDVHPFNPRIAMSAGYDGRTIVWDIWEGIPIRTYEIGRFRLVDGKFSPDGTSIVLSDDVGQIYFLSTGQGDSQKDAKYDQFFLGDYRPLIQDTQGNVLDQETQLPPHRRNIQEPLCDSSMVPYPEPYQSQFQQRRLGALGIEWRPSLIKKYAVGLDFSVGQDYQEIPLVDLEGMLEPQPEFMDALLWEPEYEIVSDDNDSEYNVNEDNSSAAEQGTVSAISSSDLEYSEGDSSNRDGRRRSTRKKHNVGGEGMASSGRRVRKRSLEECNGSTSRNQRTKKSKGSSKSAKRKSSKAKTSRPQRTAAHNARNMFSQIGETSTDEEDNDSEDESSDGLHDSENLSEPERKILIKCEELEKPLLEESANASKPPPYSESQANLESRPRLVLKFSLRDSKKNAPVEDPKFACENHADMLCQSSRSQPPESVQKTSPDASSMGPVMYGMSDATKAKLLESHNRNENVDKTEVENPINNPDTSICLEGSTDQSRQRRRHTYDTEVNGHLEFNANGKSEHMTSKLEADSSMVNKEHVSSLESWGLDNHQPIVDGSIASGYDKFNGCDKGRSRSDKCTEDSHEVVHSSHSQDLKMKGPVKPTKIIIKKKQPPEDIESSCKMKFGSSKADSIGAKSDVISGNPSFSGPSRVTEALEGEDDCSYQRSYNHNHERNKSYKREPGPNGFGFDLEENASIFSNQHGLGFDLSNAASDPVRRTRSVRMKTTSEEPNAMNTRFKVRVGQSSRGTSSRDDSSIEVFDQLHQRKRSARNRPDEYIANDLSILTRSMPNHHVKKLSWLMLSAHEDCYHYIPQLGDEVVYLRQGHEEYIQSYALSESGPWRLFQGLRAIEICKVEELEYAELPGSGDSCCKLKLKFVDPSSYACGKSFKLTLPDLINFTDFVVEKTLYDAAMNRNWSSQEKCTVWWRNEDGKGGSWWDGQVVAVKAKSDEFPDSPWDRFQVQYDTDPTEDHRHSPWELNDPEIPWEHPHIDHEIRDKLLYYFTRLDHKDKYDIQALNRVAEKLEFSNRFPVPFYPELIQLRLKNDYYRNAEGVKHDIMVMLSNAEEFCTVTKNFMLLGKVKRISEWLRRKLERIV; this is translated from the exons ATGGTGGAAAGGatgcaaaatattaaaaagcTAAGGGGGCACCGAGTGGCTGTCTATTGTG CCATATTCGATGGATCAGGGCGATATATTATCAGTGGTTCAGATGATCGTCTCGTCAAGATTTGGTCTATGGAAACTGCATTTTGTTTGGCTAGTTGTCGTGGACATGAA GGTGACATTACTGACTTGGCAGTAAGCTCAAACAATGCTTTGGTGGCATCTGCTTCAAATGATTTTGTTATTCGAGTT TGGCGCTTACCTGATGGGATGCCAATATCAGTTTTACGTGGACATACTGGAGCTGTGAATACTATTGCGTTTAGTCCCAGGCCCACTGCTTTATACCATCTGCTATC GTCATCAGATGATGGAACTTGTAGAATATGGGATGCAAGAAATTCACAAAATTCACGCATTTACGTACCACGACCTTCAGATGCTATAACTG GGAAGGGAaatgctccaccagctaacctATCGTCTTCAAGTAATGCTCAACGAGGCCTTCAAATCCTTTGTTGTGCATATAATGCAAATGGAACTGTTTTTGTTACTGGTAGCTCTGATACTTTTGCCAGG GTATGGAGTGCTTTAAAGCCTAACACCGATGACTCAGAGCTACCAATACATGAGATGGATTTATTATCTGGTCATGAGAATGATGTTAATTATGTACAGTTCAG TGGTTGCGCCGTGGCTTCGAAAATTTGGACATCTGATTCTTGGAAAGAAGAAAATACACTGAAGTTTAGAAATTTCTG GTATTGTCATGATAACATAGTTACATGCTCTCGTGATGGAAGTGCAATTATATGGGTTCCCAGATCACGTAGATCTCAT GGAAAAGTAGGACGTTGGATTCGTGCATATCATTTAAAAGTGCCACCACCTCCCCTGCCTCCTCAACCTCCACGAGGGGGCCCGAGGCAGAGATTTCTACCTACTCCTCGCGGTGTTAATATGATTGTGTGGAGTCTGGACAATCGCTTTGTACTGGCAGCTATTATGG ATTGCAGAATATGCGTTTGGAATGCAGTTGATGGCAGCTTAGTGCACTCTTTGACCGGTCATACTGAATCT TCTTATGTTTTGGATGTTCATCCTTTCAACCCTCGGATAGCTATGAGTGCTGGGTATGATGGCCGAACCATTGTGTGGGAT ATATGGGAGGGCATACCTATTCGAACATATGAAATTGGACGCTTTAGGTTGGTTGATGGAAAGTTTTCTCC GGATGGAACATCAATCGTACTTTCAGATGATGTTGGACAGATATATTTTCTGAGTACAGGTCAAGGCGATTCCCAGAAGGATGCAAAATATGACCAG TTTTTCCTTGGTGATTATCGACCCCTCATTCAGGATACTCAGGGAAATGTTCTTGATCAG GAAACTCAACTTCCACCGCACCGAAGAAACATTCAGGAACCTCTATGTGATTCTA GTATGGTGCCATATCCAGAACCTTATCAGAGTCAATTCCAGCAACGTCGTCTCGGTGCTCTTGGCATTGAATGGCGTCcttcattgataaaaaaatatgctGTCGGTCTAGATTTTAGTGTTGGTCAGGATTACCAGGAGATACCTTTGGTTGATTTGGAAGGAATGCTTGAGCCACAACCAGAGTTTATGGATGCCTTGTTATGGGAGCCAGAATATGAAATTGTAAGTGATGATAATGACTCTGAATACAATGTGAACGAGGATAACTCTAGTGCTGCAGAGCAAGGGACTGTTAGTGCCATATCTTCTAGTGATCTAGAATACAGCGAAGGTGACTCTAGTAATAGGGATGGTCGTAGAAGATCAACAAGGAAGAAACATAATGTTGGA GGTGAGGGAATGGCCTCTTCTGGAAGGCGTGTTAGGAAAAGGAGTTTGGAAGAGTGTAACGGTAGTACTTCTAGAAATCAAAGAACTAAGAAATCCAAAGGAAGCTCGAAATCAGCAAAAAGGAAATCTTCCAAAGCTAAGACATCAAGACCCCAGAGAACTGCTGCACATAATGCTCGTAATATGTTCTCTCAAATTGGCGAAACATCTACGGATGAGGAAGATAATGATTCTGAAGATGAATCATCAGACGGTTTGCACGATTCAGAAAATCTCAGTGAACCTGAGAGAAAAATCCTTATTAAGTGTGAAGAACTtgaaaaacccttattggaagaGTCTGCCAATGCATCCAAGCCACCTCCATATTCTGAATCTCAGGCAAATCTTGAAAGTAGACCGAGACTGGTTCTTAAGTTTTCGCTTCGTGATTCTAAGAAGAATGCACCTGTAGAGGACCCAAAATTTGCATGTGAGAATCATGCTGATATGTTATGTCAGTCTTCCAGATCCCAACCCCCAGAAAGTGTTCAAAAGACTTCGCCAGATGCAAGTTCTATGGGCCCCGTTATGTATGGTATGTCAGATGCTACTAAGGCTAAACTTTTGGAAAGTCACAATAGAAATGAAAATGTTGATAAAACAGAAGTTGAAAATCCTATCAATAATCCGGATACATCCATATGTCTTGAGGGGAGCACAGATCAGAGCAGACAAAGGAGAAGACACACATATGATACTGAAGTTAACGGCCATCTTGAATTCAATGCCAATGG GAAATCAGAACACATGACCAGCAAGTTAGAGGCTGACAGTAGCATGGTTAATAAAGAGCATGTTTCATCGCTGGAATCTTGGGGGCTTGACAACCATCAACCAATTGTCGATGGTTCCATAGCATCTGGTTATGATAAGTTCAATGGTTGTGATAAAGGCCGGTCTAGATCTGATAAATGCACTGAGGACTCACATGAAGTTGTTCACTCAAGCCACTCTCAAGACCTCAAAATGAAAGGACCTGttaaaccaacaaaaataattattaaaaagaaacagCCTCCAGAAGACATTGAAAGTTCTTGCAAAATGAAATTTGGTAGTTCCAAGGCAGATTCAATTGGTGCTAAAAGTGATGTAATTTCTGGAAATCCCTCTTTTTCAGGGCCTTCTCGAGTAACAGAAGCACTAGAAGGGGAAGATGATTGTTCTTATCAGAGAAGTTATAATCACAACCATGAaaggaataaatcatataaaaggGAACCCGGTCCTAATGGTTTTGGTTTTGATCTGGAAGAAAATGCTTCGATATTCAGCAATCAGCATGGCTTAGGATTTGATTTATCTAATGCTGCCAGCGATCCAGTTCGTCGAACGCGTTCAGTTAGGATGAAAACAACTTCCGAGGAGCCAAATGCTATGAACACCAGGTTTAAAGTTCGAGTGGGACAAAGTTCAAGGGGCACATCCAGTCGGGACGATTCTTCTATCGAAGTATTTGATCAACTTCACCAAAGAAAAAGGTCTGCTAGAAACAGGCCTGATGAGTATATTGCCAATGATCTTAGTATTTTAACTCGAAGTATGCCAAATCACCACGTTAAAAAGCTGTCATGGCTAATGCTGTCAGCGCATGAGGATTGTTACCATTATATTCCTCAACTTGGTGATGAAGTTGTATACTTGAGACAG GGCCATGAAGAGTACATACAGTCATATGCGTTGTCTGAATCAGGTCCATGGAGATTATTTCAAGGACTAAGGGCTATCGAAATTTGCAAGGTTGAAGAGCTTGAGTATGCGGAGCTCCCAGGTTCTGGGGATAGCTGTTGCAAACTCAAACTTAAATTTGTGGATCCTTCATCATATGCATGTGGAAAATCGTTCAAACTAACTTTACCCGATTTGATCAACTTCACCGATTTTGTTGTTGAGAAAACATTGTATGATGCTGCCATGAACAGGAATTGGTCCTCCCAAGAGAAATGCACAGTATGGTGGAGGAATGAAGACGGGAAAGGTGGAAGTTGGTGGGATGGTCAAGTCGTTGCAGTGAAGGCCAAATCTGATGAATTCCCTGACAGTCCTTGGGATAGGTTTCAGGTCCAGTACGATACTGATCCAACAGAAGATCATCGGCATAGTCCTTGGGAACTAAACGATCCCGAGATTCCATGGGAACACCCCCACATTGATCATGAGATCAGAGATAAGCTGCTGTATTATTTCACTAGATTAGACCACAAG gataagtatgacattcaggcACTGAACCGAGTAGCTGAGAAGTTGGAGTTTTCAAACAG GTTTCCCGTTCCATTTTATCCTGAACTGATTCAGTTAAGGTTAAAAAATGACTACTATCGGAATGCGGAAGGTGTCAAGCATGATATAATGGTAATGCTATCAAATGCTGAAGAGTTCTGTACAGTTACAAAAAATTTTATGCTGCTGGGCAAGGTCAAGAGAATATCAGAATGGCTTAGAAGAAAACTTGAAAGGATAGTATAG
- the LOC101504048 gene encoding uncharacterized protein isoform X1 yields MDSKKCKPSTGGASSTSVVPLSVQNQEDVMVRSLMDMEAVKTDVDIDLREVYFLIMHFLSAGPCQRSFAQLRNELLEHRLLPRRYHAWFSRSGEPGEDDAGDDDGISLPLHYGNLADRYPHVAKDHLVKLLKQLMLSTAYSLSGKCGGSSPNAADVPTLLGDGSFSLIDIDRKTTAKQVKSPLLYLRWPHLKANQVQGLSLREIGGGFTKHHRAPAIRSACYAIARPSTMVERMQNIKKLRGHRVAVYCAIFDGSGRYIISGSDDRLVKIWSMETAFCLASCRGHEGDITDLAVSSNNALVASASNDFVIRVWRLPDGMPISVLRGHTGAVNTIAFSPRPTALYHLLSSSDDGTCRIWDARNSQNSRIYVPRPSDAITGKGNAPPANLSSSSNAQRGLQILCCAYNANGTVFVTGSSDTFARVWSALKPNTDDSELPIHEMDLLSGHENDVNYVQFSGCAVASKIWTSDSWKEENTLKFRNFWYCHDNIVTCSRDGSAIIWVPRSRRSHGKVGRWIRAYHLKVPPPPLPPQPPRGGPRQRFLPTPRGVNMIVWSLDNRFVLAAIMDCRICVWNAVDGSLVHSLTGHTESSYVLDVHPFNPRIAMSAGYDGRTIVWDIWEGIPIRTYEIGRFRLVDGKFSPDGTSIVLSDDVGQIYFLSTGQGDSQKDAKYDQFFLGDYRPLIQDTQGNVLDQETQLPPHRRNIQEPLCDSSMVPYPEPYQSQFQQRRLGALGIEWRPSLIKKYAVGLDFSVGQDYQEIPLVDLEGMLEPQPEFMDALLWEPEYEIVSDDNDSEYNVNEDNSSAAEQGTVSAISSSDLEYSEGDSSNRDGRRRSTRKKHNVGGEGMASSGRRVRKRSLEECNGSTSRNQRTKKSKGSSKSAKRKSSKAKTSRPQRTAAHNARNMFSQIGETSTDEEDNDSEDESSDGLHDSENLSEPERKILIKCEELEKPLLEESANASKPPPYSESQANLESRPRLVLKFSLRDSKKNAPVEDPKFACENHADMLCQSSRSQPPESVQKTSPDASSMGPVMYGMSDATKAKLLESHNRNENVDKTEVENPINNPDTSICLEGSTDQSRQRRRHTYDTEVNGHLEFNANGKSEHMTSKLEADSSMVNKEHVSSLESWGLDNHQPIVDGSIASGYDKFNGCDKGRSRSDKCTEDSHEVVHSSHSQDLKMKGPVKPTKIIIKKKQPPEDIESSCKMKFGSSKADSIGAKSDVISGNPSFSGPSRVTEALEGEDDCSYQRSYNHNHERNKSYKREPGPNGFGFDLEENASIFSNQHGLGFDLSNAASDPVRRTRSVRMKTTSEEPNAMNTRFKVRVGQSSRGTSSRDDSSIEVFDQLHQRKRSARNRPDEYIANDLSILTRSMPNHHVKKLSWLMLSAHEDCYHYIPQLGDEVVYLRQGHEEYIQSYALSESGPWRLFQGLRAIEICKVEELEYAELPGSGDSCCKLKLKFVDPSSYACGKSFKLTLPDLINFTDFVVEKTLYDAAMNRNWSSQEKCTVWWRNEDGKGGSWWDGQVVAVKAKSDEFPDSPWDRFQVQYDTDPTEDHRHSPWELNDPEIPWEHPHIDHEIRDKLLYYFTRLDHKDKYDIQALNRVAEKLEFSNRFPVPFYPELIQLRLKNDYYRNAEGVKHDIMVMLSNAEEFCTVTKNFMLLGKVKRISEWLRRKLERIV; encoded by the exons ATGGATTCGAAGAAGTGCAAACCCTCTACTGGTGGTGCATCTTCGACGAGTGTTGTACCTTTGAGTGTTCAAAATCAGGAGGATGTGATGGTACGGTCCCTTATGGATATGGAAGCTGTCAAGACTGATGTGGATATAGACCTCCGGGAAGTTTACTTTTTAATCATGCATTTTTTGTCTGCCGGGCCATGCCAGAGGTCTTTTGCTCAGCTCAGGAATGAACTTTTAGAGCATCGGCTTCTACCTAGAAGATATCATGCTTGGTTTTCAAGAAGTGGTGAGCCTGGTGAAGATGATGCTGGCGATGATGATGGCATCTCTTTACCTTTACACTACGGCAATTTAGCAGACAG ATATCCTCACGTAGCTAAGGATCACCTGGTAAAGCTTCTGAAGCAGTTAATGCTGAGTACAGCCTATTCTTTGAGTGGAAAATGTGGAGGAAGTAGTCCTAATGCAGCGGATGTTCCCACTTTACTTGGAGATGGTTCATTTTCCCTTATTGATA TTGATAGAAAAACGACTGCAAAGCAGGTGAAGTCCCCTCTACTTTACCTGCGTTGGCCACATCTGAAGGCTAATCAGGTTCAGGGGCTAAGTTTAAGGGAAATTGGAGGTGGTTTTACGAAGCACCATCGTGCTCCAGCTATTCGCAGTGCATGTTATGCTATTGCCAGACCATCTACTATGGTGGAAAGGatgcaaaatattaaaaagcTAAGGGGGCACCGAGTGGCTGTCTATTGTG CCATATTCGATGGATCAGGGCGATATATTATCAGTGGTTCAGATGATCGTCTCGTCAAGATTTGGTCTATGGAAACTGCATTTTGTTTGGCTAGTTGTCGTGGACATGAA GGTGACATTACTGACTTGGCAGTAAGCTCAAACAATGCTTTGGTGGCATCTGCTTCAAATGATTTTGTTATTCGAGTT TGGCGCTTACCTGATGGGATGCCAATATCAGTTTTACGTGGACATACTGGAGCTGTGAATACTATTGCGTTTAGTCCCAGGCCCACTGCTTTATACCATCTGCTATC GTCATCAGATGATGGAACTTGTAGAATATGGGATGCAAGAAATTCACAAAATTCACGCATTTACGTACCACGACCTTCAGATGCTATAACTG GGAAGGGAaatgctccaccagctaacctATCGTCTTCAAGTAATGCTCAACGAGGCCTTCAAATCCTTTGTTGTGCATATAATGCAAATGGAACTGTTTTTGTTACTGGTAGCTCTGATACTTTTGCCAGG GTATGGAGTGCTTTAAAGCCTAACACCGATGACTCAGAGCTACCAATACATGAGATGGATTTATTATCTGGTCATGAGAATGATGTTAATTATGTACAGTTCAG TGGTTGCGCCGTGGCTTCGAAAATTTGGACATCTGATTCTTGGAAAGAAGAAAATACACTGAAGTTTAGAAATTTCTG GTATTGTCATGATAACATAGTTACATGCTCTCGTGATGGAAGTGCAATTATATGGGTTCCCAGATCACGTAGATCTCAT GGAAAAGTAGGACGTTGGATTCGTGCATATCATTTAAAAGTGCCACCACCTCCCCTGCCTCCTCAACCTCCACGAGGGGGCCCGAGGCAGAGATTTCTACCTACTCCTCGCGGTGTTAATATGATTGTGTGGAGTCTGGACAATCGCTTTGTACTGGCAGCTATTATGG ATTGCAGAATATGCGTTTGGAATGCAGTTGATGGCAGCTTAGTGCACTCTTTGACCGGTCATACTGAATCT TCTTATGTTTTGGATGTTCATCCTTTCAACCCTCGGATAGCTATGAGTGCTGGGTATGATGGCCGAACCATTGTGTGGGAT ATATGGGAGGGCATACCTATTCGAACATATGAAATTGGACGCTTTAGGTTGGTTGATGGAAAGTTTTCTCC GGATGGAACATCAATCGTACTTTCAGATGATGTTGGACAGATATATTTTCTGAGTACAGGTCAAGGCGATTCCCAGAAGGATGCAAAATATGACCAG TTTTTCCTTGGTGATTATCGACCCCTCATTCAGGATACTCAGGGAAATGTTCTTGATCAG GAAACTCAACTTCCACCGCACCGAAGAAACATTCAGGAACCTCTATGTGATTCTA GTATGGTGCCATATCCAGAACCTTATCAGAGTCAATTCCAGCAACGTCGTCTCGGTGCTCTTGGCATTGAATGGCGTCcttcattgataaaaaaatatgctGTCGGTCTAGATTTTAGTGTTGGTCAGGATTACCAGGAGATACCTTTGGTTGATTTGGAAGGAATGCTTGAGCCACAACCAGAGTTTATGGATGCCTTGTTATGGGAGCCAGAATATGAAATTGTAAGTGATGATAATGACTCTGAATACAATGTGAACGAGGATAACTCTAGTGCTGCAGAGCAAGGGACTGTTAGTGCCATATCTTCTAGTGATCTAGAATACAGCGAAGGTGACTCTAGTAATAGGGATGGTCGTAGAAGATCAACAAGGAAGAAACATAATGTTGGA GGTGAGGGAATGGCCTCTTCTGGAAGGCGTGTTAGGAAAAGGAGTTTGGAAGAGTGTAACGGTAGTACTTCTAGAAATCAAAGAACTAAGAAATCCAAAGGAAGCTCGAAATCAGCAAAAAGGAAATCTTCCAAAGCTAAGACATCAAGACCCCAGAGAACTGCTGCACATAATGCTCGTAATATGTTCTCTCAAATTGGCGAAACATCTACGGATGAGGAAGATAATGATTCTGAAGATGAATCATCAGACGGTTTGCACGATTCAGAAAATCTCAGTGAACCTGAGAGAAAAATCCTTATTAAGTGTGAAGAACTtgaaaaacccttattggaagaGTCTGCCAATGCATCCAAGCCACCTCCATATTCTGAATCTCAGGCAAATCTTGAAAGTAGACCGAGACTGGTTCTTAAGTTTTCGCTTCGTGATTCTAAGAAGAATGCACCTGTAGAGGACCCAAAATTTGCATGTGAGAATCATGCTGATATGTTATGTCAGTCTTCCAGATCCCAACCCCCAGAAAGTGTTCAAAAGACTTCGCCAGATGCAAGTTCTATGGGCCCCGTTATGTATGGTATGTCAGATGCTACTAAGGCTAAACTTTTGGAAAGTCACAATAGAAATGAAAATGTTGATAAAACAGAAGTTGAAAATCCTATCAATAATCCGGATACATCCATATGTCTTGAGGGGAGCACAGATCAGAGCAGACAAAGGAGAAGACACACATATGATACTGAAGTTAACGGCCATCTTGAATTCAATGCCAATGG GAAATCAGAACACATGACCAGCAAGTTAGAGGCTGACAGTAGCATGGTTAATAAAGAGCATGTTTCATCGCTGGAATCTTGGGGGCTTGACAACCATCAACCAATTGTCGATGGTTCCATAGCATCTGGTTATGATAAGTTCAATGGTTGTGATAAAGGCCGGTCTAGATCTGATAAATGCACTGAGGACTCACATGAAGTTGTTCACTCAAGCCACTCTCAAGACCTCAAAATGAAAGGACCTGttaaaccaacaaaaataattattaaaaagaaacagCCTCCAGAAGACATTGAAAGTTCTTGCAAAATGAAATTTGGTAGTTCCAAGGCAGATTCAATTGGTGCTAAAAGTGATGTAATTTCTGGAAATCCCTCTTTTTCAGGGCCTTCTCGAGTAACAGAAGCACTAGAAGGGGAAGATGATTGTTCTTATCAGAGAAGTTATAATCACAACCATGAaaggaataaatcatataaaaggGAACCCGGTCCTAATGGTTTTGGTTTTGATCTGGAAGAAAATGCTTCGATATTCAGCAATCAGCATGGCTTAGGATTTGATTTATCTAATGCTGCCAGCGATCCAGTTCGTCGAACGCGTTCAGTTAGGATGAAAACAACTTCCGAGGAGCCAAATGCTATGAACACCAGGTTTAAAGTTCGAGTGGGACAAAGTTCAAGGGGCACATCCAGTCGGGACGATTCTTCTATCGAAGTATTTGATCAACTTCACCAAAGAAAAAGGTCTGCTAGAAACAGGCCTGATGAGTATATTGCCAATGATCTTAGTATTTTAACTCGAAGTATGCCAAATCACCACGTTAAAAAGCTGTCATGGCTAATGCTGTCAGCGCATGAGGATTGTTACCATTATATTCCTCAACTTGGTGATGAAGTTGTATACTTGAGACAG GGCCATGAAGAGTACATACAGTCATATGCGTTGTCTGAATCAGGTCCATGGAGATTATTTCAAGGACTAAGGGCTATCGAAATTTGCAAGGTTGAAGAGCTTGAGTATGCGGAGCTCCCAGGTTCTGGGGATAGCTGTTGCAAACTCAAACTTAAATTTGTGGATCCTTCATCATATGCATGTGGAAAATCGTTCAAACTAACTTTACCCGATTTGATCAACTTCACCGATTTTGTTGTTGAGAAAACATTGTATGATGCTGCCATGAACAGGAATTGGTCCTCCCAAGAGAAATGCACAGTATGGTGGAGGAATGAAGACGGGAAAGGTGGAAGTTGGTGGGATGGTCAAGTCGTTGCAGTGAAGGCCAAATCTGATGAATTCCCTGACAGTCCTTGGGATAGGTTTCAGGTCCAGTACGATACTGATCCAACAGAAGATCATCGGCATAGTCCTTGGGAACTAAACGATCCCGAGATTCCATGGGAACACCCCCACATTGATCATGAGATCAGAGATAAGCTGCTGTATTATTTCACTAGATTAGACCACAAG gataagtatgacattcaggcACTGAACCGAGTAGCTGAGAAGTTGGAGTTTTCAAACAG GTTTCCCGTTCCATTTTATCCTGAACTGATTCAGTTAAGGTTAAAAAATGACTACTATCGGAATGCGGAAGGTGTCAAGCATGATATAATGGTAATGCTATCAAATGCTGAAGAGTTCTGTACAGTTACAAAAAATTTTATGCTGCTGGGCAAGGTCAAGAGAATATCAGAATGGCTTAGAAGAAAACTTGAAAGGATAGTATAG